One segment of Grus americana isolate bGruAme1 chromosome 23, bGruAme1.mat, whole genome shotgun sequence DNA contains the following:
- the SRRM1 gene encoding serine/arginine repetitive matrix protein 1 isoform X4: protein MDAGFFRGTSAEQDNRFSNKQKKLLKQLKFAECLEKKVDMSKVNLEVIKPWITKRVTEILGFEDDVVIEFIFNQLEVKNPDSKMMQINLTGFLNGKNAREFMGELWPLLLSAQENIAGIPTAFLELKKEEIKQRQIEQEKLASMKKQDEDKEKRDKEDKDNREKRDRSRSPRRRKSRSPSPRRRSSPVRRERKRSHSRSPHHRTKSRSATPAPEKKEATPEPEPSVKPKETVVQEATSNSDIPKAPKPEPPVPETKETSPERNSKKEREKEKEKTRQRSPTRSKSRSRSRSRSPSHSRPRRRHRSRSRSYSPRRRPSPRRRPSPRRRSPPRRMPPPPRHRRSRSPVRRRRRSSASLSGSSSSSSSSRSRSPPKKPPKRTVSSPPRKTRRLSPSASPPRRRHRPSPPASPPPKPRRSPTPQQSNRARKSRGSVSPGRASAPKHKSTEKRESPSPAPKPRKAELSESEEDKGGKMAAADSVQQRRQYRRQNQQSSSEERPKRSNVKNGEVGRRRRHSHSRSPSPSPRKRQKESSPRRRRRSPSPPPARRRRSPSPAPPPRRRRSPSLPRRRSPSPPPRRRSPSPRRYSPPIQRRYSPSPPPKRRTASPPPPPKRRASPSPQSKRRVSHSPPPKQRSSPAAKRRSPSISSKHRKGSPPSRSNRETRSPPQNKRHSPSPRPRASRTSASPPPPRRGASASPQRRQSPSPSTRPIRRVSRTPEPKKTKVSTPSPRSARRVSSSRSASGSPEPAPKKHQGPPSPTRSRSPSANWSPAKKAKSPTQSPSPARNSDQEGGGKKKKKKKDKKHKKDKKHKKHKKHKKEKAAAAAAAAAVAAADTTSAQEDQEAETEPKKETESEPEDNLDDLEKHLREKALRSMRKAQVSPPS from the exons ATGGACGCGGGGTTCTTCCGC GGAACAAGCGCCGAACAGGACAATCGCTTCAGCAACAAGCAGAAGAAGCTGTTGAAGCAGTTGAAATTTGCAGAATGCTTAGAAAAGAAG GTGGACATGAGCAAAGTAAATCTGGAAGTAATCAAACCATGGATAACAAAACGAGTAACAGAAATCCTTGGATTTGAAGATGATGTAGTAATTGAATTTATATTCAACCAGTTGGAAGTGAAG AATCCAGATTCCAAAATGATGCAAATCAACCTGACTGGTTTTTTGAATGGGAAAAATGCTAGGGAGTTCATGGGAGAACTGTGGCCACTGCTGTTAAGTGCACAAGAAAACATTGCTGGTATTCCAACTGCATTTCTTgaactgaagaaagaagaaataaaacagcgACAG ATAGAGCAAGAGAAACTGGCTTCTATGAAGAAACAAGATGAAGACAAGGAGAAGAGGGATAAGGAAGACaaagacaacagagaaaaaagagacagaTCCAGGAGTCCAAGAAG ACGCAAATCAAGGTCTCCTTCCCCTCGGAGGAGATCGTCGCCTGTCAGAAGAGAGCGGAAACGCAGCCATTCTCGTTCCCCTCACCACAGAACCAAGAGCCGTAGTGCTACTCCTGcaccagaaaagaaagaggcGACTCCTGAGCCAGAACCCTCTGTGAAACCAAAGGAGACTGTTGTTCAAGAGGCAACTTCAAACAG TGATATCCCAAAAGCCCCTAAACCTGAGCCTCCTGTACCAGAGACTAAGGAAACTTCACCAGAACGTAATtcaaagaaggagagagagaaggaaaaagagaagactcGTCAAAGATCCCCAACTCGGTCCAAGTCAAGGTCAAGGTCTCGATCACGTTCTCCATCTCATTCTCGACCAAGAAGGCGTCATAGATCACGGTCGAG GTCTTACTCCCCTAGAAGGCGACCGAGCCCAAGACGACGGCCATCTCCAAGGAGAAGGAGCCCTCCAAGGCGAATGCCTCCCCCTCCCAGACACAGAAGAAGCAGATCCCCTGTGAGGCG GAGAAGACGGTCATCAGCATCCTTGTCTGGCAGCAgctcttcatcctcctcctcacgcTCCCGATCACCACCAAAGAAACCACCTAAAAGAACTGTATCCAGTCCTCCTCGTAAAACGCGTAGGCTCTCTCCTTCGGCAAGCCCTCCTAGACGGAGGCACAGACCATCCCCACCGGCAAGTCCACCTCCAAAACCACGTAGGTCTCCAACACCCCAGCAGTCAAACCGTGCAAGAAAAAGCCGTGGCTCTGTTTCACCTGGCAGAGCATCAG CACCCAAGCATAAGAGTACTGAAAAAAGAGAATCTCCTTCGCCAGCACCAAAACCAAGGAAAGCAGAACTGTCTGAATCAG AGGAAGATAAAGGAGGTAAAATGGCTGCAGCAGACTCCGTTCAACAGAGGCGTCAGTACAGAAGGCAAAATCAACAGTCTTCATCTG aagaaagacCTAAAAGATCCAATGTGAAGAACGGGGAGGTTGGTAGACGCCGACGCCATTCGCATTCACGCAGTCCGTCGCCGTCTCCGCGAAAACGACAGAAGGAATCCTCCCCTCG caggaggaggagaagtccATCGCCCCCACCAGCCAGGCGGCGACGCTCTCCTTCACCCGCCCCTCCTCCTAGGCGGCGGCGCTCACCCTCGTTACCTCGTCGAAG gTCTCCATCACCACCCCCACGCAGACGTTCACCTTCTCCGCGGAGATACTCTCCACCGATACAGAGACGATATTCTCCTTCACCGCCACCTAAGAGAAGAAcggcttctcctcctcccccgccTAAACGAAGGGCATCACCTTCTCCACAGTCAAAACGCAGAGTTTCCCATTCACCGCCGCCAAAACAAAGGAGCTCGCCAGCTGCTAAAAGGCGTTCACCTTCGATATCTTCCAAGCACAGGAAGGGATCTCCTCCCAGTAGGTCCAATCGGGAAACACGTTCtccaccacaaaacaaaaggcATTCACCTTCTCCACGGCCTAGAGCTTCTCGTACCTCTGCAagcccaccaccaccacgaAGGGGAGCTTCAGCTTCACCCCAGAGAAGACAGTCTCCATCTCCAAGCACTAGACCCATCAGGAGGGTGTCAAGAACGCCAGAACCCAAgaagacaaa GGTTTCCACACCAAGTCCACGATCTGCGAGACGGGTGTCTTCATCACGGTCTGCATCAGGATCGCCGGAGCCAGCACCGAAAAAACATCAAGGACCTCCATCTCCTACTCGCTCTCGTTCTCCTTCTGCAAACTGGTCACCTGCAAAAAAGGCTAAAAGCCCAACTCAGAGCCCGTCACCTGCAAGG AATTCCGATCAGGAAGGGggtggaaagaagaagaagaaaaagaaggataaGAAGcataaaaaggataaaaagcacaagaaacacaaaaaacataAGAAGGAGAAGGCTGCAgcggctgcagcagctgctgctgtggctgcagcagaTACCACCTCAGCACAGGAAGACCAGGAAGCGGAGACAGAACCCAAAAAG
- the SRRM1 gene encoding serine/arginine repetitive matrix protein 1 isoform X2 — translation MDAGFFRGTSAEQDNRFSNKQKKLLKQLKFAECLEKKVDMSKVNLEVIKPWITKRVTEILGFEDDVVIEFIFNQLEVKNPDSKMMQINLTGFLNGKNAREFMGELWPLLLSAQENIAGIPTAFLELKKEEIKQRQIEQEKLASMKKQDEDKEKRDKEDKDNREKRDRSRSPRRRKSRSPSPRRRSSPVRRERKRSHSRSPHHRTKSRSATPAPEKKEATPEPEPSVKPKETVVQEATSNSDIPKAPKPEPPVPETKETSPERNSKKEREKEKEKTRQRSPTRSKSRSRSRSRSPSHSRPRRRHRSRSRRRPSPRRRPSPRRRSPPRRMPPPPRHRRSRSPVRRRRRSSASLSGSSSSSSSSRSRSPPKKPPKRTVSSPPRKTRRLSPSASPPRRRHRPSPPASPPPKPRRSPTPQQSNRARKSRGSVSPGRASAPKHKSTEKRESPSPAPKPRKAELSESEEDKGGKMAAADSVQQRRQYRRQNQQSSSDSGSSSSSEEERPKRSNVKNGEVGRRRRHSHSRSPSPSPRKRQKESSPRRRRRSPSPPPARRRRSPSPAPPPRRRRSPSLPRRRSPSPPPRRRSPSPRRYSPPIQRRYSPSPPPKRRTASPPPPPKRRASPSPQSKRRVSHSPPPKQRSSPAAKRRSPSISSKHRKGSPPSRSNRETRSPPQNKRHSPSPRPRASRTSASPPPPRRGASASPQRRQSPSPSTRPIRRVSRTPEPKKTKVSTPSPRSARRVSSSRSASGSPEPAPKKHQGPPSPTRSRSPSANWSPAKKAKSPTQSPSPARNSDQEGGGKKKKKKKDKKHKKDKKHKKHKKHKKEKAAAAAAAAAVAAADTTSAQEDQEAETEPKKETESEPEDNLDDLEKHLREKALRSMRKAQVSPPS, via the exons ATGGACGCGGGGTTCTTCCGC GGAACAAGCGCCGAACAGGACAATCGCTTCAGCAACAAGCAGAAGAAGCTGTTGAAGCAGTTGAAATTTGCAGAATGCTTAGAAAAGAAG GTGGACATGAGCAAAGTAAATCTGGAAGTAATCAAACCATGGATAACAAAACGAGTAACAGAAATCCTTGGATTTGAAGATGATGTAGTAATTGAATTTATATTCAACCAGTTGGAAGTGAAG AATCCAGATTCCAAAATGATGCAAATCAACCTGACTGGTTTTTTGAATGGGAAAAATGCTAGGGAGTTCATGGGAGAACTGTGGCCACTGCTGTTAAGTGCACAAGAAAACATTGCTGGTATTCCAACTGCATTTCTTgaactgaagaaagaagaaataaaacagcgACAG ATAGAGCAAGAGAAACTGGCTTCTATGAAGAAACAAGATGAAGACAAGGAGAAGAGGGATAAGGAAGACaaagacaacagagaaaaaagagacagaTCCAGGAGTCCAAGAAG ACGCAAATCAAGGTCTCCTTCCCCTCGGAGGAGATCGTCGCCTGTCAGAAGAGAGCGGAAACGCAGCCATTCTCGTTCCCCTCACCACAGAACCAAGAGCCGTAGTGCTACTCCTGcaccagaaaagaaagaggcGACTCCTGAGCCAGAACCCTCTGTGAAACCAAAGGAGACTGTTGTTCAAGAGGCAACTTCAAACAG TGATATCCCAAAAGCCCCTAAACCTGAGCCTCCTGTACCAGAGACTAAGGAAACTTCACCAGAACGTAATtcaaagaaggagagagagaaggaaaaagagaagactcGTCAAAGATCCCCAACTCGGTCCAAGTCAAGGTCAAGGTCTCGATCACGTTCTCCATCTCATTCTCGACCAAGAAGGCGTCATAGATCACGGTCGAG AAGGCGACCGAGCCCAAGACGACGGCCATCTCCAAGGAGAAGGAGCCCTCCAAGGCGAATGCCTCCCCCTCCCAGACACAGAAGAAGCAGATCCCCTGTGAGGCG GAGAAGACGGTCATCAGCATCCTTGTCTGGCAGCAgctcttcatcctcctcctcacgcTCCCGATCACCACCAAAGAAACCACCTAAAAGAACTGTATCCAGTCCTCCTCGTAAAACGCGTAGGCTCTCTCCTTCGGCAAGCCCTCCTAGACGGAGGCACAGACCATCCCCACCGGCAAGTCCACCTCCAAAACCACGTAGGTCTCCAACACCCCAGCAGTCAAACCGTGCAAGAAAAAGCCGTGGCTCTGTTTCACCTGGCAGAGCATCAG CACCCAAGCATAAGAGTACTGAAAAAAGAGAATCTCCTTCGCCAGCACCAAAACCAAGGAAAGCAGAACTGTCTGAATCAG AGGAAGATAAAGGAGGTAAAATGGCTGCAGCAGACTCCGTTCAACAGAGGCGTCAGTACAGAAGGCAAAATCAACAGTCTTCATCTG ATTCTGGTTCTTCATCTTcatctgaagaagaaagacCTAAAAGATCCAATGTGAAGAACGGGGAGGTTGGTAGACGCCGACGCCATTCGCATTCACGCAGTCCGTCGCCGTCTCCGCGAAAACGACAGAAGGAATCCTCCCCTCG caggaggaggagaagtccATCGCCCCCACCAGCCAGGCGGCGACGCTCTCCTTCACCCGCCCCTCCTCCTAGGCGGCGGCGCTCACCCTCGTTACCTCGTCGAAG gTCTCCATCACCACCCCCACGCAGACGTTCACCTTCTCCGCGGAGATACTCTCCACCGATACAGAGACGATATTCTCCTTCACCGCCACCTAAGAGAAGAAcggcttctcctcctcccccgccTAAACGAAGGGCATCACCTTCTCCACAGTCAAAACGCAGAGTTTCCCATTCACCGCCGCCAAAACAAAGGAGCTCGCCAGCTGCTAAAAGGCGTTCACCTTCGATATCTTCCAAGCACAGGAAGGGATCTCCTCCCAGTAGGTCCAATCGGGAAACACGTTCtccaccacaaaacaaaaggcATTCACCTTCTCCACGGCCTAGAGCTTCTCGTACCTCTGCAagcccaccaccaccacgaAGGGGAGCTTCAGCTTCACCCCAGAGAAGACAGTCTCCATCTCCAAGCACTAGACCCATCAGGAGGGTGTCAAGAACGCCAGAACCCAAgaagacaaa GGTTTCCACACCAAGTCCACGATCTGCGAGACGGGTGTCTTCATCACGGTCTGCATCAGGATCGCCGGAGCCAGCACCGAAAAAACATCAAGGACCTCCATCTCCTACTCGCTCTCGTTCTCCTTCTGCAAACTGGTCACCTGCAAAAAAGGCTAAAAGCCCAACTCAGAGCCCGTCACCTGCAAGG AATTCCGATCAGGAAGGGggtggaaagaagaagaagaaaaagaaggataaGAAGcataaaaaggataaaaagcacaagaaacacaaaaaacataAGAAGGAGAAGGCTGCAgcggctgcagcagctgctgctgtggctgcagcagaTACCACCTCAGCACAGGAAGACCAGGAAGCGGAGACAGAACCCAAAAAG
- the SRRM1 gene encoding serine/arginine repetitive matrix protein 1 isoform X5 has product MDAGFFRGTSAEQDNRFSNKQKKLLKQLKFAECLEKKVDMSKVNLEVIKPWITKRVTEILGFEDDVVIEFIFNQLEVKNPDSKMMQINLTGFLNGKNAREFMGELWPLLLSAQENIAGIPTAFLELKKEEIKQRQIEQEKLASMKKQDEDKEKRDKEDKDNREKRDRSRSPRRRKSRSPSPRRRSSPVRRERKRSHSRSPHHRTKSRSATPAPEKKEATPEPEPSVKPKETVVQEATSNSDIPKAPKPEPPVPETKETSPERNSKKEREKEKEKTRQRSPTRSKSRSRSRSRSPSHSRPRRRHRSRSRRRPSPRRRPSPRRRSPPRRMPPPPRHRRSRSPVRRRRRSSASLSGSSSSSSSSRSRSPPKKPPKRTVSSPPRKTRRLSPSASPPRRRHRPSPPASPPPKPRRSPTPQQSNRARKSRGSVSPGRASAPKHKSTEKRESPSPAPKPRKAELSESEEDKGGKMAAADSVQQRRQYRRQNQQSSSEERPKRSNVKNGEVGRRRRHSHSRSPSPSPRKRQKESSPRRRRRSPSPPPARRRRSPSPAPPPRRRRSPSLPRRRSPSPPPRRRSPSPRRYSPPIQRRYSPSPPPKRRTASPPPPPKRRASPSPQSKRRVSHSPPPKQRSSPAAKRRSPSISSKHRKGSPPSRSNRETRSPPQNKRHSPSPRPRASRTSASPPPPRRGASASPQRRQSPSPSTRPIRRVSRTPEPKKTKVSTPSPRSARRVSSSRSASGSPEPAPKKHQGPPSPTRSRSPSANWSPAKKAKSPTQSPSPARNSDQEGGGKKKKKKKDKKHKKDKKHKKHKKHKKEKAAAAAAAAAVAAADTTSAQEDQEAETEPKKETESEPEDNLDDLEKHLREKALRSMRKAQVSPPS; this is encoded by the exons ATGGACGCGGGGTTCTTCCGC GGAACAAGCGCCGAACAGGACAATCGCTTCAGCAACAAGCAGAAGAAGCTGTTGAAGCAGTTGAAATTTGCAGAATGCTTAGAAAAGAAG GTGGACATGAGCAAAGTAAATCTGGAAGTAATCAAACCATGGATAACAAAACGAGTAACAGAAATCCTTGGATTTGAAGATGATGTAGTAATTGAATTTATATTCAACCAGTTGGAAGTGAAG AATCCAGATTCCAAAATGATGCAAATCAACCTGACTGGTTTTTTGAATGGGAAAAATGCTAGGGAGTTCATGGGAGAACTGTGGCCACTGCTGTTAAGTGCACAAGAAAACATTGCTGGTATTCCAACTGCATTTCTTgaactgaagaaagaagaaataaaacagcgACAG ATAGAGCAAGAGAAACTGGCTTCTATGAAGAAACAAGATGAAGACAAGGAGAAGAGGGATAAGGAAGACaaagacaacagagaaaaaagagacagaTCCAGGAGTCCAAGAAG ACGCAAATCAAGGTCTCCTTCCCCTCGGAGGAGATCGTCGCCTGTCAGAAGAGAGCGGAAACGCAGCCATTCTCGTTCCCCTCACCACAGAACCAAGAGCCGTAGTGCTACTCCTGcaccagaaaagaaagaggcGACTCCTGAGCCAGAACCCTCTGTGAAACCAAAGGAGACTGTTGTTCAAGAGGCAACTTCAAACAG TGATATCCCAAAAGCCCCTAAACCTGAGCCTCCTGTACCAGAGACTAAGGAAACTTCACCAGAACGTAATtcaaagaaggagagagagaaggaaaaagagaagactcGTCAAAGATCCCCAACTCGGTCCAAGTCAAGGTCAAGGTCTCGATCACGTTCTCCATCTCATTCTCGACCAAGAAGGCGTCATAGATCACGGTCGAG AAGGCGACCGAGCCCAAGACGACGGCCATCTCCAAGGAGAAGGAGCCCTCCAAGGCGAATGCCTCCCCCTCCCAGACACAGAAGAAGCAGATCCCCTGTGAGGCG GAGAAGACGGTCATCAGCATCCTTGTCTGGCAGCAgctcttcatcctcctcctcacgcTCCCGATCACCACCAAAGAAACCACCTAAAAGAACTGTATCCAGTCCTCCTCGTAAAACGCGTAGGCTCTCTCCTTCGGCAAGCCCTCCTAGACGGAGGCACAGACCATCCCCACCGGCAAGTCCACCTCCAAAACCACGTAGGTCTCCAACACCCCAGCAGTCAAACCGTGCAAGAAAAAGCCGTGGCTCTGTTTCACCTGGCAGAGCATCAG CACCCAAGCATAAGAGTACTGAAAAAAGAGAATCTCCTTCGCCAGCACCAAAACCAAGGAAAGCAGAACTGTCTGAATCAG AGGAAGATAAAGGAGGTAAAATGGCTGCAGCAGACTCCGTTCAACAGAGGCGTCAGTACAGAAGGCAAAATCAACAGTCTTCATCTG aagaaagacCTAAAAGATCCAATGTGAAGAACGGGGAGGTTGGTAGACGCCGACGCCATTCGCATTCACGCAGTCCGTCGCCGTCTCCGCGAAAACGACAGAAGGAATCCTCCCCTCG caggaggaggagaagtccATCGCCCCCACCAGCCAGGCGGCGACGCTCTCCTTCACCCGCCCCTCCTCCTAGGCGGCGGCGCTCACCCTCGTTACCTCGTCGAAG gTCTCCATCACCACCCCCACGCAGACGTTCACCTTCTCCGCGGAGATACTCTCCACCGATACAGAGACGATATTCTCCTTCACCGCCACCTAAGAGAAGAAcggcttctcctcctcccccgccTAAACGAAGGGCATCACCTTCTCCACAGTCAAAACGCAGAGTTTCCCATTCACCGCCGCCAAAACAAAGGAGCTCGCCAGCTGCTAAAAGGCGTTCACCTTCGATATCTTCCAAGCACAGGAAGGGATCTCCTCCCAGTAGGTCCAATCGGGAAACACGTTCtccaccacaaaacaaaaggcATTCACCTTCTCCACGGCCTAGAGCTTCTCGTACCTCTGCAagcccaccaccaccacgaAGGGGAGCTTCAGCTTCACCCCAGAGAAGACAGTCTCCATCTCCAAGCACTAGACCCATCAGGAGGGTGTCAAGAACGCCAGAACCCAAgaagacaaa GGTTTCCACACCAAGTCCACGATCTGCGAGACGGGTGTCTTCATCACGGTCTGCATCAGGATCGCCGGAGCCAGCACCGAAAAAACATCAAGGACCTCCATCTCCTACTCGCTCTCGTTCTCCTTCTGCAAACTGGTCACCTGCAAAAAAGGCTAAAAGCCCAACTCAGAGCCCGTCACCTGCAAGG AATTCCGATCAGGAAGGGggtggaaagaagaagaagaaaaagaaggataaGAAGcataaaaaggataaaaagcacaagaaacacaaaaaacataAGAAGGAGAAGGCTGCAgcggctgcagcagctgctgctgtggctgcagcagaTACCACCTCAGCACAGGAAGACCAGGAAGCGGAGACAGAACCCAAAAAG
- the SRRM1 gene encoding serine/arginine repetitive matrix protein 1 isoform X3, whose product MDAGFFRGTSAEQDNRFSNKQKKLLKQLKFAECLEKKVDMSKVNLEVIKPWITKRVTEILGFEDDVVIEFIFNQLEVKNPDSKMMQINLTGFLNGKNAREFMGELWPLLLSAQENIAGIPTAFLELKKEEIKQRQIEQEKLASMKKQDEDKEKRDKEDKDNREKRDRSRSPRRRKSRSPSPRRRSSPVRRERKRSHSRSPHHRTKSRSATPAPEKKEATPEPEPSVKPKETVVQEATSNSDIPKAPKPEPPVPETKETSPERNSKKEREKEKEKTRQRSPTRSKSRSRSRSRSPSHSRPRRRHRSRSRRPSPRRRPSPRRRSPPRRMPPPPRHRRSRSPVRRRRRSSASLSGSSSSSSSSRSRSPPKKPPKRTVSSPPRKTRRLSPSASPPRRRHRPSPPASPPPKPRRSPTPQQSNRARKSRGSVSPGRASAPKHKSTEKRESPSPAPKPRKAELSESEEDKGGKMAAADSVQQRRQYRRQNQQSSSDSGSSSSSEEERPKRSNVKNGEVGRRRRHSHSRSPSPSPRKRQKESSPRRRRRSPSPPPARRRRSPSPAPPPRRRRSPSLPRRRSPSPPPRRRSPSPRRYSPPIQRRYSPSPPPKRRTASPPPPPKRRASPSPQSKRRVSHSPPPKQRSSPAAKRRSPSISSKHRKGSPPSRSNRETRSPPQNKRHSPSPRPRASRTSASPPPPRRGASASPQRRQSPSPSTRPIRRVSRTPEPKKTKVSTPSPRSARRVSSSRSASGSPEPAPKKHQGPPSPTRSRSPSANWSPAKKAKSPTQSPSPARNSDQEGGGKKKKKKKDKKHKKDKKHKKHKKHKKEKAAAAAAAAAVAAADTTSAQEDQEAETEPKKETESEPEDNLDDLEKHLREKALRSMRKAQVSPPS is encoded by the exons ATGGACGCGGGGTTCTTCCGC GGAACAAGCGCCGAACAGGACAATCGCTTCAGCAACAAGCAGAAGAAGCTGTTGAAGCAGTTGAAATTTGCAGAATGCTTAGAAAAGAAG GTGGACATGAGCAAAGTAAATCTGGAAGTAATCAAACCATGGATAACAAAACGAGTAACAGAAATCCTTGGATTTGAAGATGATGTAGTAATTGAATTTATATTCAACCAGTTGGAAGTGAAG AATCCAGATTCCAAAATGATGCAAATCAACCTGACTGGTTTTTTGAATGGGAAAAATGCTAGGGAGTTCATGGGAGAACTGTGGCCACTGCTGTTAAGTGCACAAGAAAACATTGCTGGTATTCCAACTGCATTTCTTgaactgaagaaagaagaaataaaacagcgACAG ATAGAGCAAGAGAAACTGGCTTCTATGAAGAAACAAGATGAAGACAAGGAGAAGAGGGATAAGGAAGACaaagacaacagagaaaaaagagacagaTCCAGGAGTCCAAGAAG ACGCAAATCAAGGTCTCCTTCCCCTCGGAGGAGATCGTCGCCTGTCAGAAGAGAGCGGAAACGCAGCCATTCTCGTTCCCCTCACCACAGAACCAAGAGCCGTAGTGCTACTCCTGcaccagaaaagaaagaggcGACTCCTGAGCCAGAACCCTCTGTGAAACCAAAGGAGACTGTTGTTCAAGAGGCAACTTCAAACAG TGATATCCCAAAAGCCCCTAAACCTGAGCCTCCTGTACCAGAGACTAAGGAAACTTCACCAGAACGTAATtcaaagaaggagagagagaaggaaaaagagaagactcGTCAAAGATCCCCAACTCGGTCCAAGTCAAGGTCAAGGTCTCGATCACGTTCTCCATCTCATTCTCGACCAAGAAGGCGTCATAGATCACGGTCGAG GCGACCGAGCCCAAGACGACGGCCATCTCCAAGGAGAAGGAGCCCTCCAAGGCGAATGCCTCCCCCTCCCAGACACAGAAGAAGCAGATCCCCTGTGAGGCG GAGAAGACGGTCATCAGCATCCTTGTCTGGCAGCAgctcttcatcctcctcctcacgcTCCCGATCACCACCAAAGAAACCACCTAAAAGAACTGTATCCAGTCCTCCTCGTAAAACGCGTAGGCTCTCTCCTTCGGCAAGCCCTCCTAGACGGAGGCACAGACCATCCCCACCGGCAAGTCCACCTCCAAAACCACGTAGGTCTCCAACACCCCAGCAGTCAAACCGTGCAAGAAAAAGCCGTGGCTCTGTTTCACCTGGCAGAGCATCAG CACCCAAGCATAAGAGTACTGAAAAAAGAGAATCTCCTTCGCCAGCACCAAAACCAAGGAAAGCAGAACTGTCTGAATCAG AGGAAGATAAAGGAGGTAAAATGGCTGCAGCAGACTCCGTTCAACAGAGGCGTCAGTACAGAAGGCAAAATCAACAGTCTTCATCTG ATTCTGGTTCTTCATCTTcatctgaagaagaaagacCTAAAAGATCCAATGTGAAGAACGGGGAGGTTGGTAGACGCCGACGCCATTCGCATTCACGCAGTCCGTCGCCGTCTCCGCGAAAACGACAGAAGGAATCCTCCCCTCG caggaggaggagaagtccATCGCCCCCACCAGCCAGGCGGCGACGCTCTCCTTCACCCGCCCCTCCTCCTAGGCGGCGGCGCTCACCCTCGTTACCTCGTCGAAG gTCTCCATCACCACCCCCACGCAGACGTTCACCTTCTCCGCGGAGATACTCTCCACCGATACAGAGACGATATTCTCCTTCACCGCCACCTAAGAGAAGAAcggcttctcctcctcccccgccTAAACGAAGGGCATCACCTTCTCCACAGTCAAAACGCAGAGTTTCCCATTCACCGCCGCCAAAACAAAGGAGCTCGCCAGCTGCTAAAAGGCGTTCACCTTCGATATCTTCCAAGCACAGGAAGGGATCTCCTCCCAGTAGGTCCAATCGGGAAACACGTTCtccaccacaaaacaaaaggcATTCACCTTCTCCACGGCCTAGAGCTTCTCGTACCTCTGCAagcccaccaccaccacgaAGGGGAGCTTCAGCTTCACCCCAGAGAAGACAGTCTCCATCTCCAAGCACTAGACCCATCAGGAGGGTGTCAAGAACGCCAGAACCCAAgaagacaaa GGTTTCCACACCAAGTCCACGATCTGCGAGACGGGTGTCTTCATCACGGTCTGCATCAGGATCGCCGGAGCCAGCACCGAAAAAACATCAAGGACCTCCATCTCCTACTCGCTCTCGTTCTCCTTCTGCAAACTGGTCACCTGCAAAAAAGGCTAAAAGCCCAACTCAGAGCCCGTCACCTGCAAGG AATTCCGATCAGGAAGGGggtggaaagaagaagaagaaaaagaaggataaGAAGcataaaaaggataaaaagcacaagaaacacaaaaaacataAGAAGGAGAAGGCTGCAgcggctgcagcagctgctgctgtggctgcagcagaTACCACCTCAGCACAGGAAGACCAGGAAGCGGAGACAGAACCCAAAAAG